One window from the genome of Desulforamulus ruminis DSM 2154 encodes:
- a CDS encoding helix-turn-helix domain-containing protein, with protein MGICENVQFLCKKRGLATSRLEKELSFANGSIRRWNENSPSIDKIQKVADYFGVTTDFLISGFDKEIIDIIKSLAKTDKRMPYFPPNVLSTLTTELETIKKEYGDVPLDVDPFEIVDLIKRTPLTVEFKEDLLNVLKKVKHKLDEENREIDTIAAHHDGEDWTEDELRDIEKFKEFLRSKRNSKD; from the coding sequence GTGGGAATTTGCGAAAATGTACAGTTCCTATGTAAAAAGAGAGGTTTAGCAACCTCCCGTTTAGAAAAGGAACTGTCATTTGCAAACGGCTCGATTCGAAGATGGAATGAAAATTCCCCTTCTATTGATAAAATCCAAAAAGTAGCCGATTATTTTGGTGTTACTACAGATTTTCTTATTTCAGGATTTGACAAAGAGATAATAGATATAATTAAATCCCTAGCAAAAACGGATAAACGAATGCCCTACTTTCCTCCAAATGTTCTCAGTACATTAACCACTGAGCTAGAAACTATCAAAAAGGAATATGGGGATGTTCCTCTTGATGTAGATCCATTTGAAATAGTCGATTTGATAAAAAGAACTCCTTTAACCGTTGAATTTAAGGAAGATTTATTAAACGTACTTAAAAAAGTTAAGCATAAATTAGATGAAGAAAACCGTGAAATTGACACAATCGCTGCTCACCATGACGGAGAAGACTGGACAGAAGACGAGCTAAGAGATATTGAAAAATTTAAGGAATTTTTGCGTTCTAAACGTAATAGCAAGGATTAA
- a CDS encoding sporulation initiation factor Spo0A C-terminal domain-containing protein → MNPTNTPQILEDLKVTAEKFLAIYPEICALVAAQPATTQPVEPEPTIESEEHRISRLLQTLGAPLHIKGYRYLSTAIQMVSKDHLLLFAITKELYPAVAKAHDTTPSRVERAIRHAIGLMADKCNDFYAKSFDDQPTNSEFLAWCVEALKFQA, encoded by the coding sequence ATGAACCCAACGAATACCCCGCAAATTCTTGAAGACCTAAAGGTCACCGCAGAAAAATTCTTAGCCATATATCCCGAAATTTGCGCCCTGGTAGCTGCACAGCCAGCCACCACTCAACCGGTAGAACCCGAACCGACAATCGAAAGCGAGGAACACCGTATCAGTCGGCTCCTGCAAACTCTTGGCGCGCCCCTGCATATCAAAGGATACCGGTATCTGAGTACTGCAATCCAAATGGTTTCCAAAGATCATCTGCTTCTCTTCGCGATTACCAAAGAGCTGTACCCAGCGGTTGCAAAAGCCCACGACACAACCCCGAGCCGGGTAGAGAGGGCCATACGGCACGCAATTGGTCTGATGGCTGATAAGTGCAATGACTTCTATGCAAAATCATTCGATGACCAACCAACGAACTCCGAGTTTTTAGCCTGGTGCGTTGAGGCGCTGAAATTCCAGGCATAA
- a CDS encoding Rha family transcriptional regulator, with protein MSKLILNPEFNLYERNGQAFCSSRQVAESFNKRHDHVLRDISNSLSVFKEIGDPKFGETNFMFTTYKDSQNKRQPEVLMTRDGFSYIAMGFNGKKAARFKITYIKRFNDMEAFIKSLLATKMEFPAFTDAIMAAHEEPKHYHFSNEINMIYRIVLGVDAKKFREENGIEKGAVIKPYLSLEQIKAIETLQRVDIGLIVAISDFQQRKETLAGYFERIKRKWIA; from the coding sequence TTGAGTAAGCTCATCCTTAACCCCGAATTCAACCTTTACGAGCGCAACGGTCAGGCATTTTGTAGCAGCCGCCAGGTGGCCGAAAGTTTTAACAAAAGACATGACCACGTTTTAAGAGATATTAGTAATTCATTGAGTGTGTTTAAGGAAATAGGTGACCCCAAATTTGGGGAGACCAACTTCATGTTTACAACCTACAAGGACAGTCAAAATAAAAGGCAACCAGAAGTGCTTATGACCAGGGATGGCTTTAGCTATATCGCAATGGGCTTTAATGGTAAGAAGGCAGCACGATTCAAAATTACCTACATTAAACGCTTTAACGATATGGAAGCGTTCATTAAGTCCCTTCTCGCTACCAAAATGGAATTCCCGGCCTTCACTGATGCAATTATGGCAGCCCACGAAGAACCGAAGCATTACCACTTCTCGAACGAGATTAACATGATTTACCGCATTGTGCTGGGTGTGGATGCTAAGAAGTTCCGGGAGGAAAACGGAATTGAGAAGGGGGCTGTAATTAAACCCTACTTGAGTTTGGAACAGATCAAAGCAATAGAAACACTCCAGCGGGTAGATATTGGTTTGATTGTAGCTATATCGGACTTTCAACAGAGGAAGGAAACGCTGGCAGGGTATTTTGAACGAATAAAACGCAAGTGGATTGCTTAA
- a CDS encoding helix-turn-helix domain-containing protein: protein MTPLDHLYETLIQTAAAEAERRVLERIQLQSIVPDRTLSLKEAAEYVHISESALRQLCKEKRIPHRINGSDGSKNPRYLFSSLRLDRWMREEEEKNYQQR from the coding sequence ATGACTCCCCTGGACCATCTTTATGAAACCCTCATCCAGACTGCAGCCGCCGAAGCTGAAAGAAGAGTTTTGGAACGGATACAGCTTCAATCCATAGTTCCTGACCGCACCCTGAGCCTAAAAGAGGCAGCGGAGTATGTTCACATTTCAGAGTCGGCTCTGCGGCAACTGTGCAAAGAGAAGCGAATCCCTCATAGGATTAACGGCTCAGACGGCTCTAAGAATCCGAGGTATTTATTTAGCTCATTGCGGTTGGACCGGTGGATGAGGGAGGAGGAGGAAAAGAATTATCAACAGAGATAG
- a CDS encoding ImmA/IrrE family metallo-endopeptidase → MLFERLLKEADEHNIRVYENPLSSKIKGLYGDGIVWLNRRLPTSIEKSCVLAEELGHYHTSSGDILNQKDIRNRKQEKRARNWAYEKLVPLEKFIEAYEAGVCNRYELAEFLDVTEEFLEQAIVHYKEKHGLFIQVGKHLVYFEPFGVFHLFNE, encoded by the coding sequence ATGTTATTTGAAAGGCTTCTGAAAGAGGCAGACGAGCATAATATTAGGGTATATGAAAACCCCTTGAGCTCAAAAATCAAGGGGCTGTATGGGGACGGTATAGTATGGCTTAACCGTAGATTACCTACAAGTATAGAAAAGAGTTGTGTTCTAGCCGAAGAGCTGGGACACTATCACACTTCTAGTGGTGATATCCTGAACCAAAAGGATATCCGGAATCGAAAACAAGAAAAGCGCGCCCGGAATTGGGCCTATGAAAAACTAGTGCCTTTGGAAAAGTTCATTGAAGCGTATGAAGCAGGAGTTTGTAACCGCTATGAGTTAGCTGAATTCTTGGATGTAACCGAGGAATTTTTGGAACAAGCCATCGTACATTACAAGGAAAAGCATGGTCTTTTCATTCAGGTTGGAAAGCATCTTGTCTATTTTGAGCCCTTTGGTGTTTTCCATTTATTTAATGAGTGA
- a CDS encoding helix-turn-helix domain-containing protein: MQYSEFGLKARRVMLQKKISGAAIARQLGVSTSYVSEILKGTRSGNGRKEQIAEILGLEEELKKEAN; this comes from the coding sequence ATGCAATATTCAGAGTTCGGACTAAAAGCCAGAAGGGTTATGCTCCAGAAAAAAATCTCTGGTGCCGCCATAGCCAGACAACTTGGTGTTTCCACTTCTTATGTCTCTGAAATTCTCAAGGGTACGCGGTCTGGAAACGGTCGAAAGGAGCAGATTGCAGAAATCTTAGGTTTGGAAGAAGAGTTGAAAAAGGAGGCTAACTAG